Proteins encoded within one genomic window of Oryza brachyantha chromosome 7, ObraRS2, whole genome shotgun sequence:
- the LOC102722228 gene encoding uncharacterized protein LOC102722228, with product MGEIVCSAIVHEAVNKIMSGMIDKFEGKSSAEGHLERLEMAQIKLETALETSNKWKITGGPLLRWQKKLKRAAEECENTLRKSRQRLQKEEEEEQQVRNSSFPRRIAHATKSLVSSVFRANIDELSRSSVRRFEWYADGANDFLRSVEFGGTPRRYLFFDPLIGHLLAGETLDYKLVQGNKQHLFWIRPNNIAERGFEAKLIFVYHDGNAPEDNFFLCMMLQLSESTNIVGTTIKCLQLFTPHFKSTTETVRKELTQLPTQDFSWVPRSCSYHWDDIHIIATEWLRPNPLCCKHHVQKACDSGYMDKIEYRDVSLESVIEVYLESQISQSKFNERRAAVQGKSCSPRRPSHLKLGVFLLPHVSSSDLVPATDSFAMEMIDGEDQLCLHTNITLVQLNEIMLPKVINSFNGNTKATAHQFLWKSKHEAALFHVGNTKMNVPRILNAARKASLLQRHGLELESQADIISEFLKLWVERAPVLMQFSVVHWIQTLLGGAGDSKLLMSI from the coding sequence ATGGGTGAGATAGTCTGTTCTGCCATTGTTCATGAGGCAGTAAACAAAATTATGTCTGGCATGATTGACAAGTTTGAGGGAAAATCAAGCGCAGAGGGTCACCTGGAGAGGCTGGAGATGGCACAGATCAAGTTGGAGACTGCACTTGAGACATCCAATAAGTGGAAGATCACTGGTGGGCCATTGCTACGTTGGCAGAAGAAGCTAAAGCGTGCTGCTGAAGAGTGCGAGAACACACTTCGCAAGAGCAGGCAGCGTCTCcagaaagaagaagaggaggaacaGCAAGTAAGAAATTCCTCTTTTCCAAGGCGAATTGCCCATGCCACCAAGTCACTGGTATCATCTGTCTTTCGTGCCAATATTGACGAGCTGAGTAGATCAAGTGTTCGAAGATTTGAGTGGTATGCAGATGGAGCTAATGATTTTCTGAGGTCTGTGGAGTTTGGAGGGACACCACGTCGTTACTTGTTCTTTGACCCTCTTATCGGACACCTTCTTGCAGGTGAAACGCTAGACTACAAATTAGTGCAGGGAAACAAGCAGCATCTGTTTTGGATACGACCCAATAACATTGCAGAGCGAGGATTTGAAGCTAAGTTGATCTTTGTTTACCATGATGGCAATGCACCTGAGGataacttttttctttgtatgatGCTACAACTTTCAGAGAGTACAAACATAGTTGGCACTACAATCAAGTGCTTGCAGTTGTTTACCCCTCATTTCAAGTCTACAACTGAAACTGTTAGGAAAGAACTTACTCAACTGCCTACACAAGACTTCTCCTGGGTGCCACGTTCTTGTTCATACCATTGGGATGACATTCACATTATAGCTACCGAATGGCTCCGGCCAAACCCACTGTGTTGCAAGCATCATGTTCAGAAGGCATGTGACAGTGGCTACATGGACAAGATTGAATATCGAGATGTTTCTCTAGAATCAGTCATTGAAGTATATTTGGAGAGCCAAATCTcacaatcaaaatttaatgaaCGAAGGGCTGCTGTACAAGGAAAAAGTTGTTCTCCTAGAAGGCCATCACATCTGAAACTTGGAGTGTTCCTTTTGCCTCATGTCTCTTCAAGTGACCTTGTGCCTGCAACTGACAGTTTTGCCATGGAGATGATTGATGGTGAGGATCAGCTTTGCTTGCACACAAACATTACACTGGTACAGCTAAACGAGATTATGCTACCAAAGGTGATAAATAGCTTTAATGGGAATACAAAAGCGACAGCGCACCAGTTTCTGTGGAAGTCAAAACATGAAGCTGCACTCTTTCATGTGGGGAACACAAAAATGAATGTGCCAAGAATATTGAATGCTGCTAGGAAAGCGTCACTTTTGCAACGGCATGGCCTTGAGCTGGAGAGCCAAGCAGACATAATCTCTGAGTTTCTCAAGTTGTGGGTTGAGCGTGCTCCTGTCCTGATGCAGTTCTCAGTTGTGCACTGGATTCAGACCCTACTTGGTGGAGCTGGAGATTCTAAACTGCTAATGAGTATCTAG